A section of the Agrococcus sp. SGAir0287 genome encodes:
- a CDS encoding DUF4190 domain-containing protein: MTNPYGQPGAYPPVGPAPQQPYAYAGAYPAPRSPKTTLGMWSLILGISGFLVPIGINSVAAIVLGIVGIVKEQRRGLSIAGLSVGAFVLLIYTPFIWSVLALLLSLTPLLFLPFLY, encoded by the coding sequence ATGACGAACCCCTACGGGCAGCCGGGCGCCTACCCGCCTGTCGGTCCCGCACCCCAGCAGCCGTACGCCTACGCCGGCGCCTATCCCGCCCCGCGCAGCCCGAAGACCACGCTCGGCATGTGGTCGCTCATCCTCGGCATCTCGGGCTTCCTGGTGCCGATCGGCATCAACTCGGTCGCGGCCATCGTGCTCGGCATCGTCGGCATCGTGAAGGAGCAGCGGCGCGGCCTGTCGATCGCCGGGCTCAGCGTCGGCGCGTTCGTGCTGCTGATCTACACGCCGTTCATCTGGAGCGTGCTCGCACTGCTCCTGTCGCTGACGCCGCTGCTCTTCCTGCCGTTCCTGTACTGA
- a CDS encoding fluoride efflux transporter FluC gives MIAGLGLLVVALAGGLGALARFALARLGHPDRLPWPILVANLVGAFVAGLATSLLAGDPLLLLVVVTGFCGGLTTFSTWMVETVQLADRRRLGAAVANVGGTLFAGVALAALGLGLGALLRAAG, from the coding sequence GTGATCGCAGGGCTCGGCCTCCTCGTCGTGGCGCTCGCGGGCGGCCTCGGGGCGCTCGCGCGGTTCGCGCTCGCCCGGCTCGGGCATCCCGACCGCCTGCCCTGGCCGATCCTCGTGGCGAACCTCGTCGGCGCGTTCGTCGCAGGCCTCGCGACGAGCCTGCTCGCCGGGGACCCGCTGCTGCTGCTCGTCGTCGTCACCGGCTTCTGCGGCGGCCTCACGACCTTCTCGACGTGGATGGTCGAGACCGTGCAGCTCGCCGATCGGCGTCGCCTCGGCGCGGCGGTCGCGAACGTCGGCGGCACGCTCTTCGCGGGCGTCGCGCTCGCGGCGCTGGGCCTCGGGCTCGGCGCGCTCCTGCGTGCGGCGGGCTGA
- a CDS encoding glycine C-acetyltransferase — MYAIKDALAAELAEIEEAGLTKRERAIAGPQGAQVTVRDASVLNLCSNNYLGLADHPAIVEAAKTALDDWGFGMASVRFICGTQEQHLELERRLSAFLGQEDTILYSSCFDANGGLFETLLGAEDAVISDALNHASIIDGVRLSKAARYRYANRDMAELEARLQEASGARRRLIVTDGVFSMDGYLAPLEAICDLAERYDAMVMVDDSHAVGFTGATGAGTPELAGVSDRVDIITGTLGKALGGASGGYVAARAEIVALLRQRSRPYLFSNALAPSVVAGSIAALDLVEGAGELRERLQRSTARFKAGMEEAGFELLPGSHPITAVMFHDARLASEIADAMLEEGVYVTAFSFPVVPRGEARIRVQISAAHSDEDVDRAIAAFVAARARVQG, encoded by the coding sequence ATGTACGCGATCAAGGATGCGCTCGCTGCCGAGCTGGCGGAGATCGAGGAGGCGGGGCTGACGAAGCGCGAGCGCGCGATCGCAGGGCCGCAGGGTGCGCAGGTGACGGTGCGCGACGCGTCGGTGCTGAACCTGTGCTCCAACAACTACCTCGGGCTCGCCGACCATCCGGCGATCGTCGAGGCGGCGAAGACGGCGCTCGACGACTGGGGCTTCGGCATGGCGTCGGTGCGCTTCATCTGCGGCACGCAGGAGCAGCACCTCGAGCTCGAGCGGCGCCTGTCGGCGTTCCTCGGGCAGGAGGACACCATCCTCTACTCGTCGTGCTTCGACGCGAACGGCGGGCTCTTCGAGACGCTGCTCGGCGCCGAGGACGCCGTGATCTCGGATGCGCTGAACCACGCGTCGATCATCGACGGCGTGCGCCTGTCGAAGGCGGCGCGGTACCGGTACGCGAACCGCGACATGGCCGAGCTCGAGGCGCGCCTGCAGGAGGCGTCGGGCGCCAGGCGGCGGCTGATCGTCACCGACGGCGTGTTCTCGATGGACGGCTACCTCGCCCCGCTCGAGGCGATCTGCGACCTCGCCGAGCGCTACGACGCCATGGTCATGGTCGACGACAGCCACGCGGTCGGCTTCACGGGTGCCACGGGCGCGGGCACGCCCGAGCTCGCGGGCGTCTCCGACCGGGTCGACATCATCACCGGCACGCTCGGCAAGGCGCTCGGCGGCGCGTCGGGCGGCTACGTCGCGGCACGCGCCGAGATCGTGGCGCTGCTGCGCCAGCGGTCTCGGCCGTACCTCTTCTCGAACGCGCTCGCGCCGTCGGTCGTCGCGGGATCGATCGCCGCGCTCGACCTCGTGGAGGGCGCGGGCGAGCTGCGCGAGCGCCTGCAGCGCTCGACGGCGCGCTTCAAGGCGGGCATGGAGGAGGCCGGGTTCGAGCTGCTGCCGGGCTCGCACCCCATCACGGCCGTCATGTTCCACGACGCCCGCCTCGCATCCGAGATCGCCGACGCCATGCTCGAAGAGGGCGTCTACGTCACCGCGTTCTCGTTCCCGGTCGTGCCGCGCGGCGAGGCGCGCATCCGCGTGCAGATCTCGGCGGCGCACTCGGACGAGGACGTCGACCGCGCCATCGCGGCGTTCGTCGCGGCCAGGGCGCGCGTGCAGGGCTGA
- a CDS encoding M20/M25/M40 family metallo-hydrolase, with the protein MHELASAANDRVDAIVADTLALCAVESPSRDAEASRRSADAVRALLERRLGATVTEQTIDGFVHVRATWGEPRVLLVCHHDTVWPLGTLERIPLVDGEVVSGPGTVDMKAGIAIAVHALALLRERGGDAALDGVDLLVTGDEEMGSPTSRPIIEASTAQAALVLEAAAHGGEVKTGRKGVSIYRLELVGRAAHAGVEPELGVNAAVALAHAVLALTDLGDAAAGTSVTPTVLQAGTTTNTVPASAWIAVDVRAWTTGEQQRVDDAIRAMTSPVEGASIVVHGGINRPPLERAMAVDLYTQAAAVAAELGFEPLRETAVGGGSDGNFTAGAGIPTLDGLGPWGGGAHADHEHAVRAAFPQRTALVAGLVRRLLAR; encoded by the coding sequence ATGCACGAGCTGGCATCCGCCGCGAACGACCGCGTGGACGCCATCGTCGCCGACACGCTCGCCCTGTGCGCGGTCGAGTCGCCCTCGCGGGATGCGGAGGCCTCGCGGCGCAGCGCCGACGCCGTTCGCGCGCTGCTCGAGCGCAGGCTCGGCGCCACGGTGACGGAGCAGACGATCGACGGCTTCGTGCACGTGCGGGCGACGTGGGGCGAGCCGCGCGTGCTGCTCGTGTGCCACCACGACACCGTGTGGCCGCTCGGCACGCTCGAGCGCATCCCGCTCGTCGACGGCGAGGTCGTGTCCGGGCCGGGCACGGTCGACATGAAGGCGGGCATCGCGATCGCCGTCCACGCGCTCGCGCTGCTGCGCGAGCGCGGCGGCGACGCCGCCCTCGACGGCGTCGACCTCCTCGTCACCGGCGACGAGGAGATGGGATCGCCGACGTCGAGGCCCATCATCGAGGCCTCGACGGCGCAGGCGGCGCTCGTGCTCGAGGCCGCCGCCCACGGCGGCGAGGTGAAGACGGGGCGCAAGGGCGTGTCGATCTACCGGCTCGAGCTGGTCGGCCGCGCCGCGCACGCGGGCGTCGAGCCCGAGCTCGGCGTCAACGCGGCCGTCGCGCTCGCGCACGCCGTCCTCGCGCTCACCGACCTCGGAGACGCCGCCGCGGGCACGAGCGTGACCCCCACGGTGCTGCAGGCGGGCACGACGACGAACACCGTGCCCGCCTCGGCGTGGATCGCCGTCGACGTGCGCGCCTGGACCACGGGGGAGCAGCAGCGCGTCGACGACGCCATCCGCGCGATGACCTCGCCCGTCGAGGGCGCGAGTATCGTCGTGCACGGGGGCATCAACCGGCCGCCGCTCGAGCGGGCGATGGCCGTCGACCTCTACACGCAGGCGGCCGCCGTCGCCGCCGAGCTCGGCTTCGAGCCGCTGCGCGAGACGGCGGTCGGCGGCGGGTCCGACGGCAACTTCACCGCGGGTGCGGGCATCCCGACGCTCGACGGCCTCGGCCCCTGGGGCGGTGGCGCGCACGCCGACCACGAGCACGCGGTCCGCGCGGCCTTCCCGCAGCGCACCGCCCTCGTCGCGGGTCTCGTGCGCCGACTCCTCGCACGCTGA
- a CDS encoding DUF4190 domain-containing protein, translated as MTYTPPGQEPQQPQQPAYSSPDQSSYAAPQASYATPQYGQNPYAGYAASTPRPKSDKKTFGLWSMILGLSGLLLPFFVNNLAAIVLGIFGLIRENSKGMSITGLVSGGVGLLIWAPIVWFVIVPFIAILALGAAYQY; from the coding sequence ATGACCTACACCCCTCCCGGCCAGGAGCCGCAGCAGCCGCAGCAGCCGGCGTACTCCTCGCCCGACCAGTCCTCGTACGCCGCTCCGCAGGCGAGCTACGCGACGCCGCAGTACGGGCAGAACCCCTACGCGGGCTACGCGGCCTCGACCCCCCGCCCGAAGAGCGACAAGAAGACCTTCGGGCTCTGGTCGATGATCCTCGGACTGTCCGGCCTGCTCCTGCCGTTCTTCGTCAACAACCTCGCCGCGATCGTGCTGGGCATCTTCGGCCTCATCCGCGAGAACTCGAAGGGCATGTCCATCACGGGCCTCGTGTCCGGCGGCGTCGGCCTGCTGATCTGGGCGCCCATCGTGTGGTTCGTCATCGTGCCGTTCATCGCGATCCTCGCCCTCGGCGCGGCCTACCAGTACTGA
- the purM gene encoding phosphoribosylformylglycinamidine cyclo-ligase translates to MPRAGTLETVTDLYAAAGVDTAAGDRAVELMKAAVARTHGAGVVGGVGGFAGLFDLSAAGEYRRPLLASSTDGVGTKVALAQAIDKHDTIGQDLVGMVVDDIVVVGAKPLAMTDYIACGRIEPARIADIVRGIAAACEATGTALVGGETAEHPGLLGPDDYDVAGAAVGIVEADALLGPDRVRAGDAVVAMASSGLHSNGFSLVRRILADAGIALTDRVDDLGGVAAEVLLEPTRLYTSPLVAMLAEGRRIHAISHVTGGGIAANLARVLPAGLAVELQRGWAVPDVFGALAAIGGHDLVATEGTWNLGLGMIAVVDPADAAAVVADSEAAGIPAWIAGEVEAAGATPEGEGWVQGAKGVDGGAVRLVGAHG, encoded by the coding sequence ATGCCGCGCGCCGGTACCCTGGAGACCGTGACGGATCTCTACGCGGCAGCAGGCGTCGACACGGCCGCGGGCGACCGCGCCGTCGAGCTCATGAAGGCGGCCGTCGCACGTACGCACGGCGCGGGCGTCGTCGGCGGCGTCGGCGGCTTCGCCGGGCTCTTCGACCTGTCGGCGGCCGGCGAGTACCGCCGCCCGCTGCTCGCCTCGTCGACCGACGGCGTCGGCACGAAGGTCGCCCTCGCGCAGGCGATCGACAAGCACGACACCATCGGCCAGGACCTCGTCGGCATGGTCGTCGACGACATCGTCGTCGTCGGCGCGAAGCCGCTGGCGATGACCGACTACATCGCGTGCGGTCGCATCGAGCCCGCCCGCATCGCCGACATCGTGCGCGGCATCGCGGCCGCGTGCGAAGCGACCGGCACGGCGCTCGTCGGCGGCGAGACCGCCGAGCACCCCGGGCTCCTCGGGCCCGACGACTACGACGTCGCGGGCGCCGCCGTCGGCATCGTCGAGGCGGATGCGCTGCTCGGCCCCGATCGCGTGCGCGCGGGCGACGCGGTCGTGGCGATGGCTTCGAGCGGCCTGCACTCCAACGGCTTCTCGCTCGTGCGTCGCATCCTCGCGGACGCCGGCATCGCGCTCACCGACCGCGTCGACGACCTCGGCGGCGTCGCCGCCGAGGTGCTCCTCGAGCCCACGCGCCTGTACACGAGCCCGCTCGTGGCCATGCTCGCCGAGGGGCGCCGCATCCACGCCATCAGCCACGTCACGGGCGGTGGCATCGCCGCGAACCTCGCGCGCGTGCTGCCTGCCGGCCTCGCGGTCGAGCTCCAGCGCGGCTGGGCGGTGCCGGACGTGTTCGGCGCGCTCGCCGCGATCGGCGGCCACGACCTCGTCGCCACCGAGGGCACCTGGAACCTCGGTCTCGGCATGATCGCCGTCGTGGATCCCGCCGATGCGGCCGCGGTCGTCGCCGACTCCGAGGCAGCCGGCATCCCCGCGTGGATCGCCGGCGAGGTCGAGGCAGCGGGCGCGACGCCCGAGGGCGAGGGATGGGTGCAGGGCGCGAAGGGCGTCGACGGCGGCGCCGTGCGCCTCGTCGGCGCACACGGCTGA
- a CDS encoding APC family permease, translating into MTSDERSPKRWIIGKPLPTEQLEGELLPKKVALPIFASDALSSVAYGPQEMFLILTIGGLALLSNAPYVAIAVMLLIAIVVAGNLQIVKAYPSGGGDYEVAHRNLGPRAGLVVASALLIDYVLTVAVSVASGVDNIISAFPQLDPYRVEIAVGFIVLLAAANLRGVRESGRAFAVPTYLFIASVVVLIVVGLVQTLTGNAPVAESAQYTVQTDSLSQAAIMLLLLRSFASGCSALTGIEAISNGVPAFRRPKVRNARITLVLLGVVSMSLFAGITILGLISRIHYAEDPCDLVGFASCETTPQPSVIGQLGAAVFGDGSPLFYVLLAATALVLLLAANTAFNGFPLLGSVLANHGYAPKALRTRGDRLVYSNGVIVLALGATLLIVAFQANLNQLIQMYIIGVFVSFTFGQSGMVVHWNRIRRDPKRRGEFDPVSYAVNVVGAIATSMVLVVVTITKFTHGAYLVFLIGPVLWVLMWAIHRYYARVRSEIEPDEHTVFGARGDHAIVLVGELTKPVLKALDYAIAARHESLEAVHSAIDPEAAKRLKKAWIRQSIHVPLRILPSPYRDVSQPVIDHIEERRVEHGPEIVTVYMPKYVVGHWWERVLHGHKSRRVRQRLSLTHGVAVALVPWRLQSARLLEEREARPLPGDARRGTARRPRPVTRQHHSGHRR; encoded by the coding sequence GTGACCTCGGACGAGCGCTCCCCGAAGCGCTGGATCATCGGCAAGCCGCTGCCGACCGAGCAGCTCGAGGGCGAGCTGCTGCCGAAGAAGGTCGCGCTGCCGATCTTCGCGTCCGACGCGCTCTCGTCGGTGGCGTACGGCCCGCAGGAGATGTTCCTCATCCTCACGATCGGCGGCCTCGCGCTGCTGTCGAACGCTCCCTACGTCGCGATCGCCGTCATGCTGCTCATCGCGATCGTCGTCGCGGGCAACCTGCAGATCGTCAAGGCGTACCCGTCGGGCGGCGGCGACTACGAGGTCGCGCACCGCAACCTCGGCCCGCGCGCCGGCCTCGTCGTCGCGAGCGCGCTCCTCATCGACTACGTCCTCACCGTCGCGGTGTCGGTCGCGTCGGGCGTCGACAACATCATCTCGGCGTTCCCGCAGCTCGATCCGTACCGCGTCGAGATCGCCGTCGGGTTCATCGTGCTGCTCGCCGCTGCGAACCTGCGCGGCGTCCGCGAGTCCGGTCGCGCCTTCGCGGTGCCCACCTACCTCTTCATCGCATCCGTCGTCGTGCTCATCGTCGTCGGCCTGGTGCAGACGCTGACGGGGAACGCTCCCGTCGCCGAGTCCGCGCAGTACACCGTGCAGACCGACTCGCTGTCGCAGGCGGCGATCATGCTGCTGCTGCTGCGCTCGTTCGCCTCGGGCTGCTCCGCGCTCACGGGCATCGAGGCCATCTCGAACGGCGTGCCCGCCTTCCGCAGGCCGAAGGTGCGCAACGCGCGCATCACGCTCGTGCTGCTCGGCGTCGTCTCGATGTCGCTCTTCGCCGGCATCACGATCCTCGGGCTGATCTCGCGCATCCACTACGCCGAGGACCCGTGCGACCTCGTCGGGTTCGCGAGCTGCGAGACGACGCCGCAGCCGTCCGTCATCGGCCAGCTGGGCGCCGCGGTCTTCGGCGACGGATCGCCGCTGTTCTACGTGCTGCTGGCCGCCACGGCGCTCGTGCTGCTGCTGGCCGCGAACACGGCGTTCAACGGCTTCCCGCTGCTCGGCTCGGTGCTCGCCAACCACGGCTACGCGCCGAAGGCGCTGCGCACGCGCGGCGACCGACTCGTCTACTCGAACGGCGTGATCGTCCTCGCGCTCGGGGCGACGTTGCTCATCGTCGCCTTCCAGGCGAACCTCAACCAGCTCATCCAGATGTACATCATCGGCGTCTTCGTGTCGTTCACGTTCGGGCAGTCCGGGATGGTCGTGCACTGGAACCGCATCCGGCGCGACCCGAAGCGCCGCGGCGAGTTCGACCCCGTCTCCTACGCCGTCAACGTCGTCGGCGCCATCGCCACCTCCATGGTGCTCGTCGTCGTCACGATCACGAAGTTCACGCACGGCGCCTACCTCGTCTTCCTCATCGGGCCCGTGCTGTGGGTGCTGATGTGGGCCATCCACCGCTACTACGCACGCGTGCGGAGCGAGATCGAGCCGGACGAGCACACGGTGTTCGGCGCGCGCGGCGACCACGCGATCGTGCTCGTGGGCGAGCTCACGAAGCCCGTGCTCAAGGCGCTCGACTACGCGATCGCGGCGCGCCACGAGTCGCTCGAGGCCGTGCACTCGGCGATCGACCCCGAGGCGGCGAAGCGGCTGAAGAAGGCGTGGATCCGGCAAAGCATCCACGTGCCCCTGCGCATCCTGCCGAGCCCCTACCGCGACGTCTCGCAGCCGGTCATCGACCACATCGAGGAGCGCCGCGTCGAGCACGGTCCCGAGATCGTCACGGTGTACATGCCGAAGTACGTCGTCGGCCACTGGTGGGAGCGGGTGCTGCACGGCCACAAGTCGCGGCGCGTGCGCCAGCGCCTCTCCCTCACGCACGGCGTCGCGGTCGCCCTCGTGCCGTGGCGCCTGCAGTCGGCGCGCCTGCTCGAGGAGCGCGAGGCGCGCCCGCTGCCCGGCGACGCCCGCCGCGGCACGGCGCGTCGACCGCGGCCCGTGACGCGGCAGCACCACTCCGGCCACCGCCGGTGA
- a CDS encoding DUF3073 domain-containing protein codes for MGRGRQKAKHTKIARELKAYSPNVNYSALEREIGTAHQDDEYVDKWAEYVQDDRDDEYEGRSA; via the coding sequence ATGGGTCGAGGTCGTCAGAAGGCGAAGCACACGAAGATCGCTCGTGAGCTCAAGGCCTACAGTCCGAACGTGAACTACTCGGCGCTCGAGCGCGAGATCGGCACGGCGCACCAGGACGACGAGTACGTCGACAAGTGGGCCGAGTACGTGCAGGACGACCGGGACGACGAGTACGAGGGCCGTAGCGCCTGA
- the tdh gene encoding L-threonine 3-dehydrogenase: MRALVTAGEPGLRLTDVPEPTVGPGHVALRVLRAGICGTDLHIDAWDAWAQAAVRPGLVVGHELVGEIVEVGDGVVDLAAGQIASVEGHVVCGTCRNCRAGRRHLCIRTSNLGVQRDGAFAERVVVPATNVWVHPGRTIDAVSDAELDVFGIFDPFGNAVHTALKFPVVGEDVLVTGAGPIGLMAAAVARHVGARHILVTDVAPARLELARSMGFEAIDVRTERIEDAQVRFGMREGFDVALEMSGAPSALPAIIDNLNFGGRIAMLGLPSQSIDIDWAKVVSHMLTIQGIYGREMYETWYAMSSLAETGLDVSPVITHRFAFDDWAEAFAVARSGAAGKVVLDMTKEA; the protein is encoded by the coding sequence ATGCGAGCACTCGTCACCGCGGGCGAGCCCGGACTGCGTCTGACCGACGTGCCCGAGCCGACCGTCGGCCCCGGCCATGTCGCCCTGCGCGTGCTGCGCGCCGGCATCTGCGGCACCGACCTGCACATCGACGCGTGGGATGCGTGGGCGCAGGCCGCCGTGCGCCCGGGCCTCGTCGTCGGGCACGAGCTCGTCGGCGAGATCGTCGAGGTGGGCGACGGCGTCGTCGACCTGGCGGCCGGGCAGATCGCCTCGGTCGAGGGCCACGTCGTGTGCGGCACGTGCCGCAACTGCCGTGCCGGCAGGCGCCACCTGTGCATCCGCACCTCGAACCTGGGCGTGCAGCGCGACGGCGCGTTCGCCGAGCGCGTCGTCGTGCCCGCGACGAACGTGTGGGTGCACCCGGGCCGCACGATCGACGCCGTGAGCGACGCCGAGCTCGACGTGTTCGGGATCTTCGACCCCTTCGGCAACGCCGTGCACACGGCGTTGAAGTTCCCCGTCGTGGGCGAGGACGTGCTCGTGACGGGCGCCGGCCCCATCGGCCTCATGGCCGCGGCCGTCGCCCGCCACGTCGGGGCCCGCCACATCCTCGTCACCGACGTCGCGCCCGCGAGGCTCGAGCTCGCGCGGTCGATGGGCTTCGAGGCGATCGACGTGCGCACCGAGCGGATCGAGGATGCGCAGGTGCGGTTCGGCATGCGCGAGGGCTTCGACGTCGCGCTCGAGATGTCGGGAGCGCCGAGCGCGCTGCCCGCCATCATCGACAACCTGAACTTCGGCGGCCGCATCGCGATGCTCGGCCTGCCGTCGCAGTCGATCGACATCGACTGGGCGAAGGTCGTGAGCCACATGCTCACGATCCAAGGCATCTACGGCCGCGAGATGTACGAGACCTGGTACGCCATGTCGTCGCTCGCGGAGACGGGGCTCGACGTGTCGCCGGTCATCACGCACCGCTTCGCGTTCGACGACTGGGCCGAGGCGTTCGCGGTCGCGCGGTCGGGCGCCGCGGGCAAGGTCGTGCTCGACATGACGAAGGAGGCGTGA
- a CDS encoding L-serine ammonia-lyase, protein MAAPLGPHATGTAPVFESLSVLDLFKVGIGPSSSHTVGPMRAAWDFVRLLDVAGLRSATARLRIDLFGSLGATGSGHGTDTAVMLGLSGHAPDTVTTDEIAATLAAIRDDRALLLAGEHPVPFDAATAVVFRPLTIRREHPNALRITAYDADGETLQTHGYYSIGGGFVMRHDEGDVLAPVPEPAEATGELPLPFSTADQLLAHCVEGRTVAEVMLANESAWRSEAETIAALEHVWQVMQDCVDAGIRTDGILPGGLDVKRRAKAWHEKLLARDAAGTDRRDLLEGMEWVNLFALAVNEENAAGNRVVTAPTNGAAGIIPAVMHYADRYVDLEERRLPWAVEFLLVAGAIGIIIKAGASISGAEVGCQGEVGSACAMAAAGFASVIGATPEQIENAAEIGIEHNLGLTCDPIKGLVQIPCIERNAMASVKAINAARMAKHGDGTHFVTLDTAVETMRRTGADMSDKYKETAMGGLAVTFVDC, encoded by the coding sequence ATCGCGGCTCCGCTCGGCCCGCACGCCACGGGCACGGCCCCGGTCTTCGAGTCGCTGTCGGTGCTCGACCTCTTCAAGGTCGGCATCGGTCCCTCCTCGTCGCACACCGTCGGTCCCATGCGGGCCGCATGGGACTTCGTGCGCCTGCTCGACGTCGCAGGTCTGCGGAGCGCGACCGCCCGGCTGCGCATCGATCTCTTCGGCTCGCTGGGTGCCACGGGATCGGGCCACGGCACCGACACGGCGGTCATGCTCGGCCTGTCCGGCCACGCACCCGACACCGTTACGACCGACGAGATCGCCGCGACGCTCGCGGCGATCCGCGACGACCGCGCGCTGCTGCTCGCCGGCGAGCATCCCGTGCCGTTCGACGCCGCGACCGCCGTCGTCTTCCGCCCCCTCACGATCCGGCGCGAGCATCCGAACGCCCTGCGCATCACGGCCTACGACGCCGACGGCGAGACGCTGCAGACCCACGGCTACTACTCGATCGGCGGCGGCTTCGTCATGCGTCACGACGAGGGCGACGTGCTCGCGCCCGTGCCCGAGCCCGCCGAGGCGACCGGGGAGCTGCCGCTGCCGTTCTCGACGGCCGACCAGCTGCTCGCGCACTGCGTCGAGGGTCGCACGGTCGCGGAGGTCATGCTCGCGAACGAGTCGGCATGGCGGTCGGAGGCCGAGACGATCGCGGCGCTCGAGCACGTCTGGCAGGTCATGCAGGACTGCGTCGACGCCGGCATCCGCACCGACGGCATCCTGCCGGGCGGGCTCGACGTGAAGCGACGCGCGAAGGCCTGGCACGAGAAGCTGCTCGCGCGCGACGCCGCCGGCACCGATCGCCGCGACCTGCTCGAGGGCATGGAGTGGGTCAACCTCTTCGCGCTCGCCGTCAACGAGGAGAACGCGGCCGGCAATCGCGTCGTGACGGCGCCGACGAACGGCGCAGCGGGCATCATCCCCGCCGTCATGCACTACGCCGACCGGTACGTGGACCTCGAGGAGCGTCGACTGCCGTGGGCCGTGGAGTTCCTGCTCGTCGCGGGCGCGATCGGCATCATCATCAAGGCGGGCGCCTCGATCTCCGGTGCCGAGGTCGGCTGCCAGGGCGAGGTCGGCTCGGCGTGCGCCATGGCGGCGGCGGGCTTCGCCTCCGTCATCGGCGCGACGCCCGAGCAGATCGAGAACGCCGCCGAGATCGGCATCGAGCACAACCTCGGCCTCACGTGCGACCCGATCAAGGGCCTCGTGCAGATCCCGTGCATCGAGCGCAACGCCATGGCCTCCGTGAAGGCGATCAACGCCGCGCGCATGGCGAAGCACGGCGACGGCACGCACTTCGTGACGCTCGACACCGCGGTCGAGACGATGCGGCGCACCGGCGCGGACATGAGCGACAAGTACAAGGAGACCGCCATGGGCGGTCTCGCCGTCACCTTCGTCGACTGCTGA
- a CDS encoding fluoride efflux transporter FluC, which produces MRRALPWLAVLVGGALGTALRAGIDLATPSAHPWPTLGVNVAGALALGLLVARVWPIAPEWLRAGLGTGLLGGFTTFSALALVVAQRPDAEALVYAAASIVLGIAAAWLGLRLGGRPRAALEVDE; this is translated from the coding sequence GTGAGGCGCGCCCTCCCCTGGCTCGCGGTGCTGGTCGGCGGCGCGCTCGGCACCGCGCTGCGCGCCGGCATCGACCTCGCGACGCCGAGCGCGCATCCGTGGCCGACCCTCGGCGTCAACGTCGCCGGCGCGCTCGCGCTGGGCCTGCTCGTCGCACGCGTCTGGCCGATCGCGCCCGAGTGGCTGCGCGCCGGGCTGGGCACGGGGCTCCTGGGCGGCTTCACGACGTTCAGCGCGCTCGCGCTCGTCGTCGCGCAGCGACCCGACGCCGAGGCGCTCGTCTACGCGGCCGCGTCGATCGTGCTGGGCATCGCGGCTGCGTGGCTCGGCCTGCGGCTCGGCGGCCGACCGCGAGCGGCCCTCGAGGTCGACGAGTGA